In a genomic window of Sarcophilus harrisii chromosome 4, mSarHar1.11, whole genome shotgun sequence:
- the NRAS gene encoding GTPase NRas, with protein MTEYKLVVVGAGGVGKSALTIQLIQNHFVDEYDPTIEDSYRKQVVIDGETCLLDILDTAGQEEYSAMRDQYMRTGEGFLCVFAINNSKSFADINLYREQIKRVKDSDDVPMVLVGNKCDLPTRTVDTKQAHELAKSYGIPFIETSAKTRQGVEDAFYTLVREIRQYRMKKLNSSDDGTQGCLGLSCSVM; from the exons ATGACCGAGTACAAACTGGTGGTGGTCGGAGCTGGCGGTGTCGGGAAAAGCGCCTTGACCATCCAGCTCATCCAGAACCACTTCGTAGACGAGTATGATCCCACGATAGAG GACTCCTATCGCAAGCAAGTGGTTATTGATGGTGAAACCTGTTTGTTGGACATACTTGACACAGCTGGACAAGAAGAGTATAGTGCCATGAGAGACCAGTATATGAGGACAGGCGAAggctttctctgtgtctttgccaTCAACAATAGCAAATCATTTGCAGACATTAACCTCTACAG GGAACAAATTAAACGAGTGAAAGATTCAGATGATGTGCCTATGGTGCTGGTGGGAAATAAGTGTGATCTGCCAACACGGACAGTTGACACAAAACAGGCTCATGAACTAGCCAAGAGCTATGGAATTCCTTTCATTGAAACCTCAGCCAAGACCAGACAG GGTGTTGAAGATGCTTTTTACACACTGGTAAGAGAAATACGACAGTACCGCATGAAAAAACTCAACAGTAGCGATGATGGGACTCAAGGCTGCCTGGGTCTTTCATGTTCAGTCATGTAA